The Dromaius novaehollandiae isolate bDroNov1 chromosome 5, bDroNov1.hap1, whole genome shotgun sequence genome window below encodes:
- the CKB gene encoding creatine kinase B-type isoform X1 produces MPFSNSHNLLKMKYCTEDEYPDLSVHNNHMAKVLTLDLYKKLRDKQTSSGFTLDDVIQTGVDNPGHPFIMTVGCVAGDEECYDVFKELFDPVIEDRHGGYKPTDEHKTDLNADNLQGGDDLDPNYVLSSRVRTGRSIRGFCLPPHCSRGERRAIEKLSVEALGSLEGDLKGKYYALRNMTDAEQQQLIDDHFLFDKPVSPLLLASGMARDWPDARGIWHNDNKTFLVWINEEDHLRVISMQKGGNMKEVFTRFCTGLTQIETLFKSKNYEFMWNPHLGYILTCPSNLGTGLRAGVHIKLPNLGKHEKFGEVLKRLRLQKRGTGGVDTAAVGGVFDVSNADRLGFSEVELVQMVVDGVKLLIEMEKRLEKGQSIDDLIPAQK; encoded by the exons ATGCCCTTCTCAAACAGCCACAACCTCCTGAAGATGAAGTACTGCACTGAGGACGAGTACCCAGACCTGAGCGTTCACAACAATCACATGGCCAAGGTGCTCACCCTGGACCTGTACAAGAAGTTGAGGGATAAACAGACTTCCAGTGGATTTACGCTGGATGATGTCATCCAGACTGGGGTTGACAACCCAG GCCATCCCTTCATAATGACAGTAGGATGCGTAGCTGGTGATGAAGAATGCTATGATGTGTTTAAGGAACTCTTTGATCCAGTTATTGAAGACAGGCATGGTGGCTACAAACCAACTGATGAGCACAAGACTGACTTGAATGCTGATAACCTGCAG GGTGGTGATGATCTGGATCCTAATTACGTGCTAAGTTCCCGTGTCAGAACTGGTAGGAGCATCCGTGGATTCTGTCTTCCCCCTCACTGTAGTCGAGGAGAGAGGCGGGCTATTGAAAAACTCTCTGTTGAAG CTCTGGGTAGTCTGGAAGGTGATCTCAAGGGGAAGTACTATGCTCTGAGGAACATGActgatgcagagcagcagcagctgattgATGATCACTTCTTATTTGACAAGCCAGTTTCTCCTCTTCTGTTGGCATCTGGGATGGCACGAGACTGGCCTGATGCCAGAGGTATCTG GCACAATGATAACAAGACCTTCCTTGTTTGGATTAATGAGGAGGATCACCTTAGAGTTATTTCCATGCAGAAAGGTGGTAACATGAAGGAAGTATTTACTCGCTTCTGTACTGGGCTAACACAG ATAGAAACTCTCTTCAAGTCCAAAAACTATGAGTTCATGTGGAATCCACACTTGGGCTACATCCTGACCTGCCCGTCCAACCTTGGAACAGGGCTCCGTGCTGGTGTGCACATCAAGCTGCCGAACCTTGGGAAACATGAGAAGTTTGGAGAAGTGCTCAAGAGGCTTCGGCTGCAGAAACGAGGCACAG GTGGTGTTGACACAGCTGCTGTTGGAGGGGTGTTCGATGTCTCCAATGCCGATCGTCTTGGCTTCTCTGAGGTGGAGCTGGTGCAGATGGTGGTAGATGGTGTGAAGCTGCTCATTGAAATGGAAAAACGCCTTGAAAAAGGCCAGTCCATTGATGACCTCATACCAGCTCAGAAATAA
- the CKB gene encoding creatine kinase B-type isoform X3 yields MKYCTEDEYPDLSVHNNHMAKVLTLDLYKKLRDKQTSSGFTLDDVIQTGVDNPGHPFIMTVGCVAGDEECYDVFKELFDPVIEDRHGGYKPTDEHKTDLNADNLQGGDDLDPNYVLSSRVRTGRSIRGFCLPPHCSRGERRAIEKLSVEALGSLEGDLKGKYYALRNMTDAEQQQLIDDHFLFDKPVSPLLLASGMARDWPDARGIWHNDNKTFLVWINEEDHLRVISMQKGGNMKEVFTRFCTGLTQIETLFKSKNYEFMWNPHLGYILTCPSNLGTGLRAGVHIKLPNLGKHEKFGEVLKRLRLQKRGTGGVDTAAVGGVFDVSNADRLGFSEVELVQMVVDGVKLLIEMEKRLEKGQSIDDLIPAQK; encoded by the exons ATGAAGTACTGCACTGAGGACGAGTACCCAGACCTGAGCGTTCACAACAATCACATGGCCAAGGTGCTCACCCTGGACCTGTACAAGAAGTTGAGGGATAAACAGACTTCCAGTGGATTTACGCTGGATGATGTCATCCAGACTGGGGTTGACAACCCAG GCCATCCCTTCATAATGACAGTAGGATGCGTAGCTGGTGATGAAGAATGCTATGATGTGTTTAAGGAACTCTTTGATCCAGTTATTGAAGACAGGCATGGTGGCTACAAACCAACTGATGAGCACAAGACTGACTTGAATGCTGATAACCTGCAG GGTGGTGATGATCTGGATCCTAATTACGTGCTAAGTTCCCGTGTCAGAACTGGTAGGAGCATCCGTGGATTCTGTCTTCCCCCTCACTGTAGTCGAGGAGAGAGGCGGGCTATTGAAAAACTCTCTGTTGAAG CTCTGGGTAGTCTGGAAGGTGATCTCAAGGGGAAGTACTATGCTCTGAGGAACATGActgatgcagagcagcagcagctgattgATGATCACTTCTTATTTGACAAGCCAGTTTCTCCTCTTCTGTTGGCATCTGGGATGGCACGAGACTGGCCTGATGCCAGAGGTATCTG GCACAATGATAACAAGACCTTCCTTGTTTGGATTAATGAGGAGGATCACCTTAGAGTTATTTCCATGCAGAAAGGTGGTAACATGAAGGAAGTATTTACTCGCTTCTGTACTGGGCTAACACAG ATAGAAACTCTCTTCAAGTCCAAAAACTATGAGTTCATGTGGAATCCACACTTGGGCTACATCCTGACCTGCCCGTCCAACCTTGGAACAGGGCTCCGTGCTGGTGTGCACATCAAGCTGCCGAACCTTGGGAAACATGAGAAGTTTGGAGAAGTGCTCAAGAGGCTTCGGCTGCAGAAACGAGGCACAG GTGGTGTTGACACAGCTGCTGTTGGAGGGGTGTTCGATGTCTCCAATGCCGATCGTCTTGGCTTCTCTGAGGTGGAGCTGGTGCAGATGGTGGTAGATGGTGTGAAGCTGCTCATTGAAATGGAAAAACGCCTTGAAAAAGGCCAGTCCATTGATGACCTCATACCAGCTCAGAAATAA
- the CKB gene encoding creatine kinase B-type isoform X2: MAQLNNQRLPPDEEYPDLSSHNNHMAKVLTLDLYKKLRDRVTPSGFTLDDVIQTGVDNPGHPFIMTVGCVAGDEECYDVFKELFDPVIEDRHGGYKPTDEHKTDLNADNLQGGDDLDPNYVLSSRVRTGRSIRGFCLPPHCSRGERRAIEKLSVEALGSLEGDLKGKYYALRNMTDAEQQQLIDDHFLFDKPVSPLLLASGMARDWPDARGIWHNDNKTFLVWINEEDHLRVISMQKGGNMKEVFTRFCTGLTQIETLFKSKNYEFMWNPHLGYILTCPSNLGTGLRAGVHIKLPNLGKHEKFGEVLKRLRLQKRGTGGVDTAAVGGVFDVSNADRLGFSEVELVQMVVDGVKLLIEMEKRLEKGQSIDDLIPAQK; the protein is encoded by the exons ATGGCCCAACTAAATAATCAGAGACTGCCTCCTGATGAGGAGTACCCGGACCTGAGCAGCCACAACAACCACATGGCCAAAGTTCTAACCCTGGATTTATACAAGAAACTGAGAGACAGAGTCACACCCAGTGGCTTCACCCTGGATGATGTCATTCAGACTGGGGTTGATAATCCTG GCCATCCCTTCATAATGACAGTAGGATGCGTAGCTGGTGATGAAGAATGCTATGATGTGTTTAAGGAACTCTTTGATCCAGTTATTGAAGACAGGCATGGTGGCTACAAACCAACTGATGAGCACAAGACTGACTTGAATGCTGATAACCTGCAG GGTGGTGATGATCTGGATCCTAATTACGTGCTAAGTTCCCGTGTCAGAACTGGTAGGAGCATCCGTGGATTCTGTCTTCCCCCTCACTGTAGTCGAGGAGAGAGGCGGGCTATTGAAAAACTCTCTGTTGAAG CTCTGGGTAGTCTGGAAGGTGATCTCAAGGGGAAGTACTATGCTCTGAGGAACATGActgatgcagagcagcagcagctgattgATGATCACTTCTTATTTGACAAGCCAGTTTCTCCTCTTCTGTTGGCATCTGGGATGGCACGAGACTGGCCTGATGCCAGAGGTATCTG GCACAATGATAACAAGACCTTCCTTGTTTGGATTAATGAGGAGGATCACCTTAGAGTTATTTCCATGCAGAAAGGTGGTAACATGAAGGAAGTATTTACTCGCTTCTGTACTGGGCTAACACAG ATAGAAACTCTCTTCAAGTCCAAAAACTATGAGTTCATGTGGAATCCACACTTGGGCTACATCCTGACCTGCCCGTCCAACCTTGGAACAGGGCTCCGTGCTGGTGTGCACATCAAGCTGCCGAACCTTGGGAAACATGAGAAGTTTGGAGAAGTGCTCAAGAGGCTTCGGCTGCAGAAACGAGGCACAG GTGGTGTTGACACAGCTGCTGTTGGAGGGGTGTTCGATGTCTCCAATGCCGATCGTCTTGGCTTCTCTGAGGTGGAGCTGGTGCAGATGGTGGTAGATGGTGTGAAGCTGCTCATTGAAATGGAAAAACGCCTTGAAAAAGGCCAGTCCATTGATGACCTCATACCAGCTCAGAAATAA